In Tenebrio molitor chromosome 8, icTenMoli1.1, whole genome shotgun sequence, a genomic segment contains:
- the LOC138136952 gene encoding small ribosomal subunit protein uS11A translates to MAPRKGKVQKEEVQVSLGPQVREGEIVFGVAHIFASFNDTFVHVTDLSGRETISRVTGGMKVKADRDEASPYAAMLAAQDVAEKCKSLGITALHIKLRATGGNKTKTPGPGAQSALRALARSNMKIGRIEDVTPIPSDSTRRKGGRRGRRL, encoded by the exons ATGGCACCCAGGAAAGGTAAAGTACAGAAAGAGGAGGTCCAAGTGTCTCTTGGCCCCCAAGTACGCGAAGGCGAAATCGTGTTCGGAGTAGCCCACATCTTCGCCAGCTTCAACGACACCTTCGTCCACGTTACGGACTTGTCCGGACGAGAAACCATCTCACGAGTGACGGGAGGCATGAAAGTCAAAGCCGACAGAGACGAGGCTTCGCCCTACGCCGCTATGTTGGCAGCTCAa GATGTTGCAGAAAAGTGCAAGTCTTTGGGGATCACTGCGCTCCACATTAAATTGAGAGCCACTGGCGGGAACAAAACTAAGACTCCGGGACCTGGGGCACAGAGTGCTCTCAGAGCCTTGGCCAGGTCTAACATGAAGATTGGACGTATTGAGGATGTTACGCCTATTCCATCTGACTCGACTCGCAGGAAGGGTGGTCGTCGCGGTCGTAGATTGTAA